From the genome of Primulina huaijiensis isolate GDHJ02 chromosome 11, ASM1229523v2, whole genome shotgun sequence:
TCATATTTtttgagacagatctcttatttgagtcatccatgaaaaatattactttttatgttaagagtattactttatattgtgctaagaatattactttttattgtgaatattgttaGGATTGACTcatcttacagataaagattcgtgagaacgtctcacaatagacttaCTCGACCACCCAATACAGTAAACACACAATCAATTGGGGAAAAGGTTTTGGATTTGTCTTTCAatttgaagttttaaaattcaacTGTTTCTTAACATATTTCTGTTTATAAATatgttaaatttaaataaattatgtacaATATTGAATTGAccaaaaaaacaagaagaaaaattagaaatatCTCATCTGAAATTTAAGACATCGTTTGGGTTATATGtgagattataaaaaaaatatgataaatcagTCTAATTGAATAAAACATGACAATAATCTCTATTTGACAATCAATCAACGTCACACCCAATCATACATGTTTcatcatcaaaatttatttttaaaactatatttcaaacaaatcttacaagattttaaaaaaaaaatttaattcggCAACACTGGTGCCAAACGATTAATGTAATCATGTAAATATCCATCTAAATGAGAAGTCTTATGAAGAGTACAAGTATATTTCACACATGTATGTCTATGGATGGCGATCTTTCAATAATGTTTCCTTTAAAGTCATGAAGTCGTATATTCATCAGAATACAAAACAACTAAAGTACACCAAAGAACACAAGGGAGCAAATTAACTGATGAAAGATCAACAAAGGTCATGAGAGCATCCGTAAAAAGGATCAGCATCAAACTTATGGCATAGAGGACGATTTTGATTCAATCATCATTATCAAATCCTTTCTGCCCTCGAAAATCAGCTATCCTTCTTGTAGATCCTCGAGACACGATGAACAAATCCTTCAGCATTCTTGAGGTTAAAATATGCAGAAGTTGATGAATCAATAACAACAGGCATGTGCTGAGTATTTCCATCATGGGATGGTTGCTTCGTTTTTAGGATCAGTTTCCGCACTCCTAGTTGCATGAAATTCAACTTGGGATGCAAAACTCAGTTGTTCAGCAATTTGCATCGGGCtatcttttatattttcatgCACAGCCTACAGATTGGCATCCAATTTAAGATCATCAAGgcaaattactaattaagcacAAATATTTGCAAGGTTTATGCAACATCCCACCTTTAAAAGCTCGGTCATTCTTCCAGATCCATAGGTGAACTGAGGTTTTGCAACAAAAGTAGTTTGCAGGGACTCAGACAGGAAGGGCTCATTCGAATTTCCAGTCTCCTGGTTTGATACGATGCCTGAATTTTCTGGTGAAGATTCCCAAGATTCTGAGTCACTCTCGACCTGACTATCTGTTGATTGTGATAAGTCTGGTGAAATAACATACGTTGATTTCATTGGCTTACCTTCCTCATCATGTCCAGCCACAGGGATGCCTTTGTTACGTGAAGAAACATTGTCATTATGCTCGCTTCCTTTGGGAACTTGGAGGCTCGAATTGGATTGTGTGGTCACAAAAATCTGACTAGCTGGAATAGATTGATCTGGAGGCAACATAGCTGACGATTCAACCACATGATCATCTTTATTTCCAAAAGCCATCACGTGAGGAGCCCGGGATGTGACTGATGGCATTTGATTGGAACCTGAAAACCCATTTGAACGGTTAACAGGTTGAAGGACAACAGGAACCACAGTGCCTCTTGCACCCACAGGGGGAATAGGAGAAGCTGTTACTGGTGAGGGATACTTTAATTTTGAAGGCGCAAGACCAGTTGTTTGGATGGAAAGTTTCTGGCTTCGTGACCAACTTTGGTGCTCATGTGGGAGACGGACATCATTTCTTTTGATCATTTGGAGATGTGGAGCTACATCAGTTTCAGCAGTGATAGGAGCATAATGCCCTGGCTTAAAAACCACACCCCTAAAATTTGTGTTTGAGTTGCCTATTCTGAGAGTGAGCAAATAACCAGTATCAAATGTGGCCTCAACAACACCAGTCACAGCCTGGCCAACCATACTATCAGTATTTGTTTTATAAGCTCTCTGAGGGTGGTATTCTTGCTTGACTTCAAAACCAGGAGGTGCACGAGCAGCTCGAGCACGCTTAAGGCTTGTATCTTTACGTGGACGACCTCGTCGCTTCTTTACTTGATGGACAAATGGGATAACAGAGCCCTCACCTTGATTAACTTGATTCATTTTGAGAAATTACAGAGAACGTGTAACTTACTTTTTAGCTAAAATATAGTACTCAGCAATCCCTGAGAGTCAAAAAATAGTAATTAAGACGATGCAATGGACCATTGTGAATATTCTGAAAAATATCTGGCAAAGATAATAGAGAAAATGGGAAGTCATCTTAACTTTTACATATAGTGATATGGAGACAcacaaacatataataaataagCTGCTGAACATAAGACAACTAATTTGTTTCCTATGAAAGGAATATAATATCTTCAAAGATACTAGTGCTACTTTTTTATACCGATGTAAACAGAATAGACTGATACTGAGTTACACAATTTAACAAACAATATTTCACCACATTCACCCAATacgtgatgatgatgataaccTACTTGAGTCTTTTCTCTGCTCTAATCTTGATATGCATGTCATCCCAAAAGGTATCCTTTATTTCAGGCAATAACTGATTAACTCCTATAAATTAAGTGATACTTGAGTGAAACAAGTTTGCACAAGGCGACTATAACATAGCACAACAATACCATGTTAAGGACGGATATTAGCTAAAGCTAATTCACTGTCTGGATCAGTGGATTGGAAAAAATAAGTAGCAATCAATAATTAACCTTACTTAGAATCTTACTCGTCTTTATCAAGATCAAgggaataataaaataaagagacATGCAAAAGAGagtaaaaaaggaaaaatcaaCAGAACAAATAAAGACAGGCACGACCTGCCCTTCtcggtttttgaaaaaaaatatcaataaaaatatgcTTTGAGGCCTTTCTTAAAAGAACGGAACCCCAGCTTCTTTAATCCATAGTTTCTATGGTTACTTCTTAAACAATGAAGTCTTCTCTCTGTGACCTTTTCTTTTATCAAGCTTCAAAAAGCAGGTCAAGCTACCTGTTGATTCTTTTTCGTCAGTCCTCCACTACATTGAGGTAAATGCAGCTAAAACCTCGAACAATCACTACAACACACACCGCTTTGGCGGATAGAAATTCAACAAAACTAGTAGTAGCAACAGATTTTCAAATACTTTGCTGAGAAGATtaataaaccataaattatCGCATCAAATATAATACCCAAAAAGCTCACGAACACCATGCAACAAAAAGAACCCGATAAATTTCAACCGTCGTTTGACCAAAATCAACAGAAATAGGCACCAGAAAATAGCGTTCCCAGTCTAAACAAGATAAACGCACGCAACACAAGCAAAATAGATTTACTCACGTTAATGGAATCAAGGAAACCATTGGTAAGAGCTGAAATCGTGAGAAATAGGCACCTTAGATAAGAGGGTCCCGGATGAATTAAACTTTATACTAAAGATAATACATAGCTGCCGAAAGAACAAGGGTCGGTTCGTATCATATAGAATGTGAGTTCATTCAAAAATTGGGGCTTAGGTTAAGGTGAATACTTATAATTCATCTTTTATTTCGATTTTCGAATTCCGAATCCTGTACActcgattttaaaattttagtgaGCTGATTATTAATTGAGTTTTAtatccatataatatacatatatacaatcttttttttaaaaaaataatttcttgttCTTGAAGTATATATTCATATTCCTTGTAATTGAAACGATTTCATTAAAAGAATATCTGTTTGATTTCGTTTCTTTGCTATTAATAATGGAGTTGGTCGATCCATATGTTTGATCTTTGAActaatttaagaaattaaacaatattgtttactgtttagtattttatttgttGATGATTAGATATACAATGTTCATCATACTAAATTTGTGGACAAAGTCGTGAAATGCAAGGGGTTGGGTCATAAGTCCGGTTAGGGCCCATGTCTGCTGGATTATTAATCAAATGGTTCCGGTGATGAAGAGAGAAAAGTTGTGAACCTAATTTTCATCTGCGTGTTACATACATGAATTTAGAGGGTATAATCGGagaaattgattaaataatctcggtcaatttttttttaaatgacatcctcaaatatatttgaaatatactagaggatcattttcttaaaacaaaaaattgaccgaagtttttttttaaaaaaaccccgGTATAGTCACTATATATAACAATGTTTAAAATTCGTTAGACGCTAATCAGATAATGTCTAAGTCGAAAGATCGCTAGGAGAATTCCACATTTTTAAGTATCAACAGACCACCGTCTCTCCTCTTAGACCCGAACTTGACTTTTAATTACTTGACTTTTAATTGTTATGACAAGGCAAGAGAGacatcttttttattattattattgtgctTTAAAATCTGAAAAcccaaaagaaaaaatattgaaaagcTTGCTACACCTATACGATTAGTCGGTGTCTAGAGCCTCCTAAGATGAGGACAAACACTTTTCGATGTGTTGCGTTCGGTCTGACGCTTAGCTCGAAATTTAATACGATGttattttaaacaatattttGCCTAAAACAAACTTAAATAACATCGATTTGAAATTAGATTGAGGTAAAGTTAAAATAGatctttaaaacaaaaattcaaataaaatatatatacacatatacaaTCCACCCATTTCAAAACATCGTTTGCACTCTCAAACAAGTACAACGAGCAAAATTGATAAATCCAGAGTCATTTCTCCTATAGCGCCGGACTTTAGCAgttgtttattttaataaataaaataaagcaaGAATATTCATCTTCTATACTTCACCAGTACGTAACTAACTATTGAATATCTGGTCCGGTGTAACTAACTGTGTTACAATGCAATCTTCCCTCCTCTTCCGTTTTTTCTTCATCTCTATGAACTATACACGATTCCACCTCCGCATGAGACTCCGTCGACGAACTTAAAACCTATGATTTTAGCGAACAGAGGCAAGAGAGTGTGAATCGACCAAAGTAAACCTGCCGGGCAAGCTTATTCGGGTATACTCTGCAGGGAAGGGATCCACGACCGTTCAGAGATATCACCGACGTTAATCAATCGGGATAGAACTTCCTCAGACGAGATTCCTTCGACATCCGCTTGTTTCAGCAATTGCTGCAGTTGTTTCTTCGAGATTTTAACCGTCACCCGATCCGCTCCCTTTGCTTCTCCGAGAAGAGTACTCTTCTCCAGGCCCGTG
Proteins encoded in this window:
- the LOC140988915 gene encoding uncharacterized protein; protein product: MNQVNQGEGSVIPFVHQVKKRRGRPRKDTSLKRARAARAPPGFEVKQEYHPQRAYKTNTDSMVGQAVTGVVEATFDTGYLLTLRIGNSNTNFRGVVFKPGHYAPITAETDVAPHLQMIKRNDVRLPHEHQSWSRSQKLSIQTTGLAPSKLKYPSPVTASPIPPVGARGTVVPVVLQPVNRSNGFSGSNQMPSVTSRAPHVMAFGNKDDHVVESSAMLPPDQSIPASQIFVTTQSNSSLQVPKGSEHNDNVSSRNKGIPVAGHDEEGKPMKSTYVISPDLSQSTDSQVESDSESWESSPENSGIVSNQETGNSNEPFLSESLQTTFVAKPQFTYGSGRMTELLKAVHENIKDSPMQIAEQLSFASQVEFHATRSAETDPKNEATIP